In the genome of Aureimonas sp. OT7, one region contains:
- a CDS encoding siderophore-interacting protein gives MDKFNEAGALRSKAVTRLADGAGFFRHMGRQYPDAFDARAGRFSMGLAVAVLRQEAETLTIEAVSDDGGDLGVIKGIVAYHIQNWPGSDGSSVVWTGDGAGSTVLPHFRAMRLSGRLWLTPRLCRLTLEGPDLHRFARGGWHVRLLLPADNSNPVWPYAGPGALPIWPQGADRLTLRTYTLRHVRPDRDEVDIDVVMHEPAGRMTEWVLHAAPGDPIGMMGPGGGEVPEVDQVCLAGDETALPAIARALERLPAGARGHAFIEVGGRDDEMSLRKPAGVDVQWVHRKRPAGLCDALQRAVAGLSWPDGPGTLYAFSGTEFVAYKALRHEFRKRRALKRNQHLAMAYWRRGIAESA, from the coding sequence ATGGACAAGTTCAACGAAGCAGGGGCCCTGCGCTCCAAGGCCGTCACGCGCCTTGCGGACGGCGCGGGATTCTTTCGTCACATGGGGCGTCAGTATCCGGACGCCTTCGATGCGCGCGCCGGACGGTTTTCGATGGGGCTCGCCGTCGCCGTGCTGCGCCAGGAGGCCGAGACGCTGACCATCGAGGCCGTGTCAGACGATGGCGGTGACCTGGGCGTCATCAAGGGGATCGTCGCCTACCATATCCAGAACTGGCCGGGTTCCGACGGGTCATCCGTGGTCTGGACGGGCGATGGTGCGGGCTCGACCGTTCTGCCGCACTTCCGGGCCATGCGTCTGAGCGGGCGCCTCTGGCTGACGCCGCGCCTGTGCCGGCTGACGCTCGAAGGGCCTGACCTGCACCGCTTTGCACGCGGCGGCTGGCATGTCCGGCTGCTCTTGCCCGCCGACAACAGCAACCCGGTCTGGCCCTATGCTGGCCCCGGCGCGCTGCCCATCTGGCCGCAGGGAGCGGACCGGCTGACCCTGCGCACCTACACGCTGCGCCATGTCCGGCCGGATCGGGACGAAGTCGATATCGACGTGGTGATGCACGAGCCGGCCGGCCGCATGACCGAGTGGGTGCTGCATGCGGCGCCAGGCGACCCGATCGGCATGATGGGTCCGGGCGGCGGCGAAGTGCCCGAGGTGGACCAGGTCTGCCTTGCCGGCGACGAAACGGCCCTGCCGGCCATCGCCCGGGCGCTGGAGCGGCTGCCGGCCGGCGCCCGCGGCCATGCCTTCATCGAGGTCGGCGGGCGGGACGACGAGATGTCGTTGCGCAAGCCGGCGGGCGTGGATGTGCAATGGGTTCATCGAAAGAGGCCCGCGGGCCTTTGCGATGCCCTGCAGCGCGCGGTCGCCGGGTTGAGCTGGCCCGATGGGCCGGGCACGCTCTATGCCTTTTCCGGCACCGAGTTCGTCGCCTACAAGGCACTCCGGCACGAGTTCCGCAAGCGGCGCGCGCTCAAGCGCAACCAGCATCTGGCGATGGCCTACTGGCGGCGCGGCATTGCGGAAAGCGCCTGA
- a CDS encoding DUF779 domain-containing protein, protein MDKVTATPEALRLLEEIVADHGPVLFHQSGGCCDGSSPMCYPQGDFIIGDRDVKLGEIGGAPFYISASQYEAWKHTDLVIDVVPGRGGMFSLDNGRERRFLTRSTLCAVDG, encoded by the coding sequence ATGGACAAGGTCACTGCAACGCCGGAAGCCCTGCGGCTTCTGGAGGAAATCGTCGCGGATCATGGCCCGGTCCTGTTCCACCAATCCGGCGGATGCTGCGACGGCTCCTCGCCCATGTGCTATCCGCAGGGCGATTTCATCATCGGCGACCGGGACGTGAAGCTTGGCGAGATCGGCGGAGCGCCCTTCTATATCAGCGCCTCGCAATACGAGGCATGGAAGCATACCGACCTGGTGATCGATGTCGTGCCCGGACGCGGCGGGATGTTCTCGCTGGACAATGGCCGGGAACGGCGTTTCCTGACCCGCTCTACGCTTTGTGCCGTCGACGGCTGA
- the adh gene encoding aldehyde dehydrogenase, producing MNKVEFYRTQKSPYAESYGNFIGGKFVEPRSGQYFDDTSPVNGQVLCRVARSNAEDVEAALDAAHAAKEAWGRTSPAERALLLNRIADRMEENLDLLALAETWDNGKPIRETTAADIPLAIDHFRYFASAVRAQEGALSEIDHDTVAYHFHEPLGVVGQIIPWNFPILMACWKLAPALAAGNCVVLKPAEQTPASILLWADLIADILPEGVLNIVNGFGLEAGKPLASSPRIAKIAFTGETTTGRLIMQYASQNLIPVTLELGGKSPNIFFQDVTAEDDDFFDKAIEGFVMFALNQGEVCTCPSRALIHESIYDRFMERALKRVEAITQGDPLDPSTMIGAQASSEQLEKILSYLDIGRQEGAEVLTGGARNELPGDLAGGYYVKPTVFKGHNKMRVFQEEIFGPVVSVTTFKDDDEALSIANDTLYGLGAGIWTRDGTRAYRFGRAIQAGRVWTNCYHAYPAHAAFGGYKQSGIGRETHKMMLDHYQQTKNLLVSYSPKKLGFF from the coding sequence ATGAACAAGGTGGAATTCTACCGCACGCAGAAATCGCCCTACGCAGAGTCCTACGGCAACTTCATCGGCGGCAAGTTCGTCGAGCCCCGCTCCGGCCAGTATTTCGACGACACCTCGCCGGTCAACGGCCAGGTGCTGTGCCGCGTGGCGCGCTCCAACGCCGAGGACGTGGAAGCGGCGCTGGATGCCGCCCATGCCGCCAAGGAGGCATGGGGCCGCACCAGCCCGGCCGAGCGCGCATTGCTGCTCAACCGCATCGCCGACCGCATGGAAGAGAACCTGGATCTCCTGGCGCTGGCCGAGACCTGGGACAATGGCAAGCCCATCCGCGAGACGACGGCAGCCGACATTCCGCTGGCGATCGACCATTTCCGCTACTTCGCCAGCGCCGTGCGCGCGCAGGAGGGCGCACTCTCCGAAATCGACCACGACACCGTCGCCTACCATTTCCACGAGCCGCTCGGCGTCGTCGGGCAGATCATTCCGTGGAACTTCCCCATCCTGATGGCCTGCTGGAAACTCGCGCCCGCACTTGCCGCAGGCAATTGCGTCGTGCTGAAGCCGGCCGAGCAGACGCCGGCCTCCATCCTGCTGTGGGCGGACCTGATCGCCGACATCCTGCCGGAAGGCGTTCTCAACATCGTCAACGGCTTCGGGTTGGAAGCCGGCAAGCCGCTGGCCTCCTCGCCGCGGATCGCCAAGATCGCCTTCACCGGGGAAACCACCACCGGCCGGCTCATCATGCAATATGCCAGCCAGAACCTCATTCCGGTCACGCTGGAGCTGGGCGGCAAATCGCCCAACATCTTCTTCCAGGATGTGACGGCGGAGGACGACGACTTCTTCGACAAGGCCATCGAAGGCTTCGTCATGTTCGCGCTCAACCAGGGCGAAGTGTGTACCTGCCCCAGCCGCGCGCTCATCCACGAATCCATCTACGACCGCTTCATGGAACGGGCGCTGAAGCGCGTGGAGGCCATCACGCAGGGCGATCCGCTCGATCCGTCCACAATGATCGGGGCGCAGGCCTCAAGCGAGCAGCTCGAAAAGATCCTGTCCTACCTCGACATCGGCCGCCAGGAAGGCGCCGAGGTGTTGACGGGCGGGGCGCGCAACGAACTGCCGGGCGATCTGGCCGGCGGCTACTATGTCAAGCCGACCGTCTTCAAGGGCCACAACAAGATGCGCGTCTTCCAGGAGGAGATCTTCGGGCCGGTCGTCTCCGTCACCACCTTCAAGGACGATGACGAGGCGCTGTCGATCGCCAACGATACGCTCTACGGCCTCGGTGCCGGTATCTGGACCCGCGACGGAACCCGGGCCTACCGCTTCGGGCGTGCCATCCAGGCCGGCCGCGTCTGGACCAACTGCTACCACGCCTACCCGGCCCATGCGGCCTTCGGCGGCTACAAGCAGTCGGGCATCGGGCGGGAAACGCACAAGATGATGCTCGATCACTACCAGCAGACGAAGAATCTTCTGGTATCCTACAGCCCGAAGAAGCTCGGCTTCTTTTGA
- a CDS encoding GAF domain-containing protein, producing the protein MQASRSQHVALVETALASGGAARSALVASWQRSVTLHRLHPEQHTPPKQLTEPELVRIREPLQRLMSVAGDTLDRLYAAVGGIGCCVLLADASGIPIERRGAPADDATFRDWGLWTGTVWSEESEGTNGIGTCLVEERGVTIHRDQHFFSRNTLLSCTTAPVFDHEGRLVAALDVSSCRKDLTIEFAQLIALSVNEAARRIENDNFRSVFAGERILLSPATERGPGGLVAVDRHDLVVGATRGARLSQDMSALVEGRPLPADNIFGEAEDDLDSAERATLLRALARNGNQVSAAARSLGISRATLHRKLNRLNIDRHH; encoded by the coding sequence TTGCAAGCCAGCCGCAGCCAGCATGTCGCCTTGGTCGAAACGGCACTGGCCAGTGGCGGGGCCGCGCGTTCCGCGCTCGTGGCCTCCTGGCAGCGTTCCGTGACGCTTCATCGCCTGCATCCGGAACAGCATACGCCGCCGAAGCAACTGACCGAGCCCGAGCTCGTCCGCATCCGCGAACCGCTGCAACGCCTGATGTCCGTTGCAGGCGATACGCTGGACCGCCTCTATGCCGCCGTCGGCGGGATCGGCTGCTGCGTCCTTCTGGCCGATGCAAGCGGGATACCCATCGAGCGGCGCGGAGCCCCGGCCGACGACGCCACCTTCCGCGACTGGGGCCTGTGGACGGGCACCGTCTGGAGCGAGGAGTCCGAAGGCACCAACGGCATCGGCACCTGCCTCGTGGAAGAGCGCGGCGTGACCATCCATCGCGACCAGCATTTCTTCTCGCGCAACACGCTGCTCAGCTGCACCACCGCGCCCGTGTTCGATCACGAGGGGCGGCTGGTGGCGGCGCTCGACGTTTCGTCCTGCCGGAAGGATCTGACAATCGAGTTCGCGCAACTGATCGCGCTGTCGGTCAACGAGGCCGCGCGCCGGATAGAGAACGACAATTTCCGCAGCGTCTTCGCCGGGGAGCGTATCCTGTTGTCACCGGCCACCGAACGCGGCCCCGGCGGCCTCGTGGCGGTGGACCGGCACGACCTGGTCGTCGGTGCGACACGTGGCGCGCGGTTGTCCCAGGACATGTCGGCGCTTGTCGAAGGGCGGCCGTTGCCGGCCGACAACATCTTCGGCGAAGCGGAAGACGACCTGGACTCCGCCGAGCGGGCGACGCTGCTGCGCGCCCTTGCGAGAAACGGCAACCAGGTTTCTGCGGCCGCGCGCAGCCTCGGCATCAGCCGCGCGACCCTGCACCGGAAATTGAACAGGCTGAATATCGACCGTCACCACTGA
- a CDS encoding helix-turn-helix transcriptional regulator → MTPADFKIWRERCGLSRRRAAQALGLSLPSIYNYELGIRRESGKPVRIPHTVALACNALAHGLSAWDETQGSTVRRVAAQAFVDAEARRV, encoded by the coding sequence ATGACACCCGCTGACTTCAAGATATGGCGAGAGCGATGCGGCCTTTCGCGGCGACGGGCCGCGCAGGCGCTGGGGCTCTCGTTACCTTCCATCTACAATTACGAACTCGGGATCCGACGGGAAAGCGGCAAGCCCGTACGCATTCCGCACACCGTGGCGCTGGCCTGCAACGCCCTCGCGCATGGGTTGTCCGCATGGGATGAAACGCAGGGCAGCACCGTTCGCCGCGTTGCAGCACAAGCTTTCGTGGACGCGGAGGCGCGCAGGGTCTAA
- a CDS encoding SCO family protein translates to MTTRSNRLLTIGGLATLMAFLIGVLAYTAIARPSGRPDAPFQLTSTRGETVNQSIFKGRPSLVYFGYTHCPEVCPTTLYEMSGWLQQLGAEGAPLQALFFTIDPERDTPEVLGPYVGAFSDRITGITGDEAETRKVLDAWLVTASENRSGEDYSMSHSMSVFLVGADGRLKGMLPYAVTMDDAVARIRDLLLSDGASGRAARSPA, encoded by the coding sequence ATGACCACGCGATCCAACCGCCTTCTGACGATCGGCGGACTGGCGACCCTCATGGCGTTTCTGATCGGCGTTCTGGCCTACACCGCCATTGCCCGGCCGAGCGGCAGGCCCGACGCCCCCTTCCAGCTCACCAGCACGCGCGGCGAAACCGTAAACCAGTCGATCTTCAAGGGACGCCCGTCGCTGGTCTACTTCGGCTACACGCACTGCCCGGAAGTGTGCCCGACGACGCTCTACGAGATGTCCGGATGGCTGCAGCAACTGGGCGCGGAGGGCGCCCCGCTGCAGGCGCTCTTCTTCACCATCGACCCGGAGCGCGACACACCGGAGGTTCTCGGGCCCTATGTCGGGGCGTTTTCGGACCGCATCACAGGCATTACCGGTGACGAGGCCGAAACCAGGAAGGTTCTGGACGCCTGGCTGGTCACGGCGAGCGAGAACAGGTCGGGCGAAGACTACAGCATGAGCCATTCGATGTCGGTGTTCCTGGTCGGAGCGGACGGACGGCTGAAGGGTATGCTTCCCTATGCGGTGACGATGGACGATGCCGTCGCCCGCATTCGCGACCTGCTTTTGAGCGATGGCGCATCCGGCCGTGCAGCGCGGTCACCCGCATGA